One window of the Nitrospirota bacterium genome contains the following:
- a CDS encoding FHA domain-containing protein — MSEDSNERTTIFEAVRASYKPKAHETAYVEPIQGEHVGRMFGIDRDRPFVVGRAAECEICLQDAKVSRRHTEIAHHEGEYRLHDLGSTNGTFVGQVRVAECTLHDGDIIQIGQTVLRFRVLRTITSTK; from the coding sequence ATGAGCGAAGATTCGAATGAGCGGACGACTATTTTCGAGGCCGTGCGCGCTTCATACAAACCCAAGGCCCACGAAACGGCATATGTCGAGCCGATCCAGGGAGAACATGTCGGGCGCATGTTCGGAATCGATCGTGACCGACCGTTCGTGGTCGGGAGGGCCGCCGAGTGCGAAATCTGCCTGCAGGATGCGAAGGTGTCCCGACGTCACACCGAAATCGCTCACCACGAGGGAGAGTATCGCCTTCACGATCTTGGAAGCACCAACGGAACGTTTGTGGGCCAGGTGCGCGTGGCAGAGTGTACCCTGCACGACGGGGACATCATCCAGATCGGTCAAACCGTGTTGCGATTCAGAGTCCTGCGGACGATAACCAGCACGAAATAA
- a CDS encoding MBL fold metallo-hydrolase encodes MKIKFWGTRGSIPTPGRRTEKYGGNTSCVEIRTDDGQILVCDAGTGIRELGQSLLTEFKDKPIEAHVFISHTHWDHIQGIPFFTPAFQSGNAFTFHGPGDIKGALHGQMSNTYFPVPLTAMGGKLHFVSLQPGSRVHVGKVQVLSAGLTHPGGAIGYRFTLDNHSVAYITDNELAPIESPDGPIPPSAAALADFVRDVDLMIADTQYTKDEYHSGKKGWGHSIIDDVLRLAAHAHVKALALFHHDPTHSDEFMDQLFQSKAAELSKQGVSMECFVAREGLAIQV; translated from the coding sequence ATGAAGATCAAGTTCTGGGGAACGCGCGGATCCATCCCGACACCGGGCCGTCGGACGGAGAAGTACGGCGGCAATACTTCGTGCGTGGAAATCCGGACGGACGACGGTCAGATCCTCGTCTGCGATGCGGGCACCGGGATCCGCGAACTGGGGCAATCTCTATTGACGGAATTCAAGGACAAGCCCATCGAGGCCCACGTATTCATCAGCCACACGCATTGGGACCACATTCAGGGCATCCCCTTCTTCACGCCCGCCTTTCAATCCGGAAACGCATTCACGTTTCACGGACCCGGAGACATCAAAGGCGCGCTCCACGGCCAGATGTCCAACACCTACTTCCCCGTCCCCCTCACCGCCATGGGCGGCAAGCTCCACTTCGTTTCATTGCAGCCGGGATCACGCGTCCATGTCGGGAAAGTCCAGGTTCTTTCGGCCGGGCTAACCCATCCGGGGGGCGCGATCGGCTACCGCTTCACTCTCGACAATCATTCGGTCGCCTACATCACCGACAATGAACTCGCTCCCATTGAATCGCCCGACGGGCCCATTCCCCCTTCGGCGGCAGCGCTTGCGGATTTCGTCAGGGACGTTGACCTCATGATCGCCGACACGCAATACACCAAAGATGAATACCACTCGGGGAAGAAGGGCTGGGGCCATTCGATCATCGACGACGTCCTCCGGCTGGCCGCCCACGCGCACGTGAAAGCCCTCGCCCTCTTTCATCACGACCCTACCCACTCCGACGAGTTCATGGACCAGCTTTTCCAATCCAAAGCCGCCGAGCTCTCCAAGCAGGGCGTTTCGATGGAGTGCTTCGTCGCCCGCGAGGGCCTGGCGATTCAGGTCTGA
- a CDS encoding FG-GAP repeat protein: protein MKLWTSSVWVAMVLLAACESGENTGGQPARTVESSETDLASPTPPESGQGTIIVEGRRGLEPVASSNEPEPVVIAAIEPPPVVNAAQVVVPVPVTTPVVSATVPAAPVNTEPPDTVPPETAFRKTPLLVTRDTSHVFEFSCTDPVAAPFMGASSDAGVKPAPTCTFFCELDVGTPTSCVSPVTLSPVTERNHTFSVYAVDKAGNKDATPSTFTWTVDLTPPAFAGLKSAKVITTTQADLSWDASPESSAVYHVCQSAVPGACASAFASTFLTLPGAPGYSVKGLTPSASYYFVVRAQDAAGNIDSNEVEKSVVMALGPTLAFQLDGNAVQDMFGTSVAILDDVNGDGRPEILVGASGVKAGELEVAGSVYMFSGSDGSLLLQVAGSAVGDQLGFGIFPAGDVNGDGTPDFGAGAPTVGSEQAPFTGAVRVFSGLDGSLWSERKGEPMSMLGVNAARLGDVNGDGQDDCAWGHSRLDAETWTLTGVVEVGPCGGGEGSLLFTVQSETVDDEFGVAVSAVGDVDADGTPDFLVGAPKTEVGALEDAGRVYVYSGANGVLIRSIDGTENFGEIGTSLAKLGDVNSDGVPDFAFGAPGGGESDGMDGVGRVCVYSGTDGRKIYCRLGDPASLMFGMVVASVGDFDGDGSPDLAAAALDPANTQVEILSGRDGFPLFTLGDPGIATVFGQSIAAGDLNGDGKPDLVIGAPQASPNDRQFAGSVLVYLTR from the coding sequence GTGAAACTTTGGACGAGTTCAGTATGGGTTGCGATGGTGCTCTTGGCGGCTTGCGAATCAGGGGAGAATACGGGAGGTCAACCCGCACGCACCGTCGAGAGCTCAGAAACCGATCTCGCTTCCCCGACACCGCCGGAATCCGGGCAGGGGACCATTATCGTCGAGGGCAGGAGGGGCTTGGAGCCGGTGGCCTCCTCAAACGAGCCGGAGCCGGTGGTCATCGCGGCCATTGAGCCACCCCCCGTTGTGAACGCAGCGCAGGTCGTTGTTCCGGTCCCCGTCACTACGCCCGTTGTGTCCGCAACGGTCCCTGCCGCGCCGGTGAACACCGAACCGCCCGACACGGTGCCGCCCGAGACCGCGTTTCGGAAAACGCCGTTACTCGTGACACGTGACACGTCGCACGTGTTCGAGTTCTCCTGCACTGACCCGGTAGCCGCACCCTTTATGGGTGCGTCTTCGGACGCAGGGGTAAAGCCTGCGCCTACCTGCACCTTCTTCTGTGAACTGGACGTGGGGACTCCTACCTCTTGCGTGTCGCCTGTTACGTTGTCACCCGTCACGGAAAGGAACCACACGTTTTCCGTGTACGCGGTAGACAAGGCTGGAAACAAGGATGCGACTCCATCGACCTTCACGTGGACGGTGGACCTCACTCCACCCGCGTTTGCCGGTCTGAAATCGGCGAAAGTGATTACGACCACGCAAGCCGACCTGTCATGGGATGCCTCGCCGGAATCGTCCGCTGTGTACCACGTTTGCCAGAGTGCGGTGCCGGGCGCGTGCGCATCGGCATTCGCCTCCACGTTTCTGACGTTACCGGGCGCGCCAGGCTATTCTGTGAAGGGGCTCACTCCGTCGGCCTCCTACTACTTCGTGGTCCGGGCTCAAGACGCGGCCGGCAACATCGATTCAAATGAGGTTGAAAAGTCCGTGGTCATGGCTTTGGGGCCGACCCTCGCGTTCCAACTCGACGGGAATGCGGTTCAGGACATGTTCGGCACCTCGGTGGCCATCCTGGATGATGTCAACGGCGACGGCCGCCCTGAGATCCTCGTTGGTGCGTCCGGTGTCAAAGCCGGCGAGTTGGAGGTTGCCGGCTCGGTTTATATGTTTTCCGGCTCCGATGGATCACTCCTTCTCCAGGTGGCGGGCAGCGCCGTTGGAGATCAGTTGGGATTTGGGATCTTCCCTGCGGGAGACGTGAATGGGGATGGCACACCCGATTTCGGCGCGGGGGCGCCCACCGTCGGATCGGAACAAGCGCCCTTTACCGGGGCCGTTCGAGTGTTTTCGGGACTGGATGGATCGCTCTGGAGCGAAAGAAAGGGCGAACCCATGAGCATGCTGGGTGTGAACGCCGCCCGCCTTGGCGATGTGAATGGAGACGGCCAGGACGATTGCGCGTGGGGACACAGCCGACTTGACGCGGAGACTTGGACCCTGACGGGTGTCGTCGAGGTCGGTCCGTGCGGGGGAGGGGAGGGCTCACTTCTCTTCACGGTTCAGAGCGAGACCGTTGATGATGAATTCGGCGTTGCGGTCTCGGCGGTGGGCGACGTGGACGCGGACGGAACCCCGGACTTTCTCGTAGGTGCTCCAAAGACGGAGGTGGGGGCGCTCGAAGACGCGGGTCGCGTGTACGTCTACTCCGGCGCCAACGGCGTTCTCATCCGAAGCATAGACGGCACTGAAAACTTCGGTGAGATCGGCACGTCATTGGCGAAACTTGGCGATGTGAATTCGGACGGAGTTCCGGACTTCGCTTTCGGTGCGCCGGGGGGCGGTGAGTCGGACGGCATGGACGGTGTCGGACGAGTGTGTGTGTACTCCGGGACCGATGGTCGGAAGATTTACTGTCGGCTGGGCGATCCGGCCTCCCTCATGTTTGGGATGGTCGTTGCCTCGGTGGGGGATTTTGACGGAGATGGCAGCCCGGATCTCGCCGCCGCCGCGCTGGATCCGGCCAACACTCAGGTGGAGATTCTTTCGGGCAGGGACGGATTTCCACTCTTCACGCTGGGCGATCCGGGAATCGCCACTGTATTCGGTCAATCCATTGCCGCGGGCGATCTGAATGGTGATGGCAAGCCTGACCTGGTGATCGGCGCTCCGCAGGCATCGCCGAACGACCGCCAGTTCGCCGGCAGCGTATTGGTGTATCTTACGCGGTAG